The stretch of DNA TACTGGCGTTACTTTATATCATTGTGGGTATGCCTGCACAGGGAATACCTGACTACCTCAGTGGCAACTATCACAAGATAGCCGATCTAAAAATGGCACTGTTTTTTATCACTCCAGGCCTAGTTACTTTTCTCTGTTTCAGCTTTATTCTGAGCCTGGCGTTATGGCGCCGACAAGGATTTTGCCGTTACATCTGTCCTTATGGTGCATTACTCGGGCTAGTCAGTTTTTTAAGTCCATTTAAAATTCGCCGCAATACTCAGCATTGCTTGATTGACAGTAAAGGGATGAACTGTGATAAATGCAGCCGCGCCTGTCCTGCCAATATTTCGGTACATAGTCAGATCAATATCCGCTCAGATGAATGCCAAGCCTGCATGCGCTGCGTATCAGCCTGCCCCACAAAAGAGGCTTTGCAGTTTAGCACTCGCAACGGTATTAAGTTATCGGCACGAGGTCTTACTATCGCCTTAATGACACTATTGTTTCTGGTCCCTCTGATTGCTTACCTATGTGGTTTTTGGGTAAGTCAAACACCAACAGAAACGCGGATGTATTTAATCCAACACCTAAATTCGATAGGGCATTAGCGCGAGTCGAAGCAACACAACGTCTCCAAGGATGGAGACGTTTCTTTCAAGTAGAGGGAGTGCACTCACATCTGAATATCGGATTTTTTAAAACTAAACTTTTGTTAATGCAGAAAGTGGGAACCATCTAGAGTTATCACACTCTGATTATATGAGGCTAATGTTTGTAAGCCATTTTGTCGGTTAACCACTGAAAATGCCCTGCTAAATATTTGTTTTGTTCATCATCACTCCCTACTGCGCATTCCTAGTTAGGTTTGGCACAAAAATTCAGTTTCAACGCTAGCGCACTGTAAATTGAACATATTATTCGGCAATCCATATGGATTGCTTTTTTTTTGGCTAACGTTTTATTTTAATCAGATTTATACCCAAACCACATGAAAGGTAATCGATTGTAGATGTCGTGATTTCGCAAGCGGCTTAATGCTAATACCAATTCCATTAAATAGTTGGTCATTCAGCGGGAATTAAAATCACTGTAGGCAAGTAAGTCGATTGTAGCTAATAGTTATTCTATATCGAAAACCACATACGCAGCATAAAGTGATTTTAAACCCGCACTACGTGAGCTTCTCAGGACTTCCATTACTGCGTTGCAAGTCTCAAAAGGGAATAACCATTTCTTCAACAATGCGCCTAGAATTGAAAGCCCTGAGACAGCTCTGAATTGATCACATATTTAATGGAACTGGTATAATATTGTCTAGCCTATTATTGCACTTGGAGTGCAAGCAAAAAACATGGAACCGTTAACCGTGATAATAAATAACCCATCGCAGAACCCTACAGATTTTGATCGTAACGCTAATATCGATGTTATTCGTGGCTTAGCTGTATTGGGCATTTTGTTCATCAATATCTACTTTTTTGGCAATGCTATTTCAGGCTACGCCAGCCATGAATCCAACCCATTGCATGACATTTTAGTGGAGTTGTTCAGCAATTTTTTTATTGAAGGCCGCTTCATTAGTTTGTTTTCAATGCTATTTGGGGTGGGATTGGCGATTCAGTTCGACAGATTGTCAGCACAAAATAGAGATGCTTATCAATTAGTGAAATCCAGGTTGAAGTGGCTTGTGATTTTCGGGGTGATACACGCTATTTTCATCTGGTCTGGTGACGTACTTTTTACCTATGCACTCAGTGGGTTTGTGGCACTTTGTTACCTTAAACTTGATCACAATAAACTGCTAAAAAAATCACTTTTGTTTATCGCTGCCCCTGTGCTGCTCCTCACCCTGATGAGCCTATTATCTCCCGAGGAAAAATTTATACGTGGATCTGCGCTATTTGAAGAGGAGTCCCTAATATGGTTTGGATCGTATGCAGAACAGCTGACGATGCAATTGACGATATTTGCAACGATGCTATTTGTTATCCCATTAACTCTTATGTGGTTATCAGCAGGCTTAATGCTGCTTGGCATAGCGCTTTACCGTAAAGGCATTTTTGAGCACGGCTTTAACAAAAACCAACTTATCCAGCTGGCAGTGGCGACGGTACTATTATCGGTTTTCGATAGCTTACTGACTCTTTCAACAGATCCTATATTAAATACCCTATCAGGTGTTGCCGTTATCGTCAGCGCAATACCTATGGCGCTGATTTACATTCATATACTGGTTAAAATATGTCAAAACCGTTCCACTGTATTGGCGCCATTACAGAAGGTAGGCCAATTATCATTAAGCCTATACATCCTGCAGTCAATTTGTGGAGTACTAGTGTTTCGCTATTTTGCGCCAACACTAGTGAACACACTCGACAGGCCAGGCTATATGTTGATTGCGCTTGGTTTCTCTATTTTTCAAATCATTCTTGCCAGCGTATACCTTAAGTATTTCAAGCAAGGGCCATTGGAAATGCTTTGGCGTAAACTTGCAAAATCCAAACCGACTCCAACTCAAGACAAAGGTGTCGTGCAGTAACGGCTAAGTAACTTGCGAGTCAATTCGGCGTGCGCAATTTAACACACTGTGCGCTTACGTTAACCTGTCGCATTAAAAAGCCGCTCATCTTTGTGGATCACTTTTCCACTCAAAAATACCGCGGTACAGATACAACGGGGATTATTACCCGCCTCCCGCAAGGCTGTGCATATGCAGCGGTAACACGCTGTAATCCCAAGCTTGGTAGCGTGCCCTGTAATTAACGGTCCCTGCGTATCTTCAGCGGTTCCTTTACGAGCCGTTCGCACATCCTTTGCATCAACCGTTTGGAACCACTGAATTCCATTATTTTCCAGACATAAATCCCCTCCTAGTACATCCTGTACTTCGGGGATAAATACATCTGACAGCCAAGGCCTATGATATTCCCTATATCACTTAGGCATTCCTCACATCCCTGTGGGTCAAGGAGGGAATGCCAATAAATGAATGGAACATTTATGACCATGTATAAAAAAGCCCCAAACATTTTCATGTTCAGGGCTTCTTCTTAGCGCTCAATCCTTTTAAGGACTGAAGCTAAACGAAACGATTACTTGCGGTTATGACGCTTACGATCGTTTTCGCTCAAGTAACGCTTACGAACACGAATGTTCAGCGGTGTTACTTCAACTAGCTCATCATCATCGATGAACTCAAGCGCTTGCTCAAGTGTCATGTCGATATGCGGAGTCAGTACTTGTGCTTCATCGGTACCCGATGCACGCATGTTAGTTAGCTGCTTACCTTTCAAACAGTTAACAGTCAAATCGTTTGCACGAGCGTGAAGACCAACAACTTGACCTTCA from Shewanella sp. Choline-02u-19 encodes:
- a CDS encoding DUF418 domain-containing protein produces the protein MEPLTVIINNPSQNPTDFDRNANIDVIRGLAVLGILFINIYFFGNAISGYASHESNPLHDILVELFSNFFIEGRFISLFSMLFGVGLAIQFDRLSAQNRDAYQLVKSRLKWLVIFGVIHAIFIWSGDVLFTYALSGFVALCYLKLDHNKLLKKSLLFIAAPVLLLTLMSLLSPEEKFIRGSALFEEESLIWFGSYAEQLTMQLTIFATMLFVIPLTLMWLSAGLMLLGIALYRKGIFEHGFNKNQLIQLAVATVLLSVFDSLLTLSTDPILNTLSGVAVIVSAIPMALIYIHILVKICQNRSTVLAPLQKVGQLSLSLYILQSICGVLVFRYFAPTLVNTLDRPGYMLIALGFSIFQIILASVYLKYFKQGPLEMLWRKLAKSKPTPTQDKGVVQ